One segment of Nostoc flagelliforme CCNUN1 DNA contains the following:
- a CDS encoding threo-3-hydroxy-L-aspartate ammonia-lyase: MPQHNSVTITDVQAAQDRIIGIAHPTPVLTSRIVNDRTNSQVFFKCENFQRTGAFKFRGAYNALTQLSVAQKQTGVITYSSGNHAQAIALAGQLLNIPTTIVMPDDAPAVKQTATRGYGAEIILYNRQETNREELAQNLASVGAARRRHRSLTLIPPYDHSHVVAGQGTTALELIQEVGELDLLLVCCGGGGLLSGCAIAAKALLPNCKVIGVEPALADDATRSFHTKTLQTVKNPNTIADGARTPSLGKITFPLVLHYVDDMVTVSEEAILRTMFFLWERLKIVVEPTGVLAAAALLEGVVTAPEARVGVIISGGNVDLAQVGKLFSVGLD; this comes from the coding sequence ATGCCACAGCATAATTCCGTTACTATAACTGACGTGCAAGCAGCACAAGACCGAATTATCGGGATTGCCCACCCTACACCTGTGCTGACTTCTAGAATTGTTAACGATCGCACTAATAGCCAAGTATTCTTTAAGTGCGAGAACTTTCAACGCACAGGGGCGTTTAAATTTAGAGGGGCGTACAATGCCTTAACGCAACTATCGGTAGCACAAAAACAAACGGGCGTTATCACCTATTCATCGGGAAATCATGCCCAAGCGATCGCTTTAGCTGGGCAATTACTAAATATTCCCACCACTATTGTCATGCCTGATGATGCACCTGCTGTTAAACAAACTGCTACTCGTGGCTATGGTGCAGAGATAATTTTATACAATCGCCAAGAAACAAATCGGGAAGAATTAGCTCAAAATTTAGCAAGCGTAGGCGCAGCCCGCCGCAGGCATCGCTCTTTGACACTCATTCCACCTTACGATCATTCTCATGTAGTCGCCGGACAGGGAACAACTGCTTTAGAACTGATCCAAGAAGTTGGTGAATTGGATTTATTATTAGTTTGTTGTGGCGGTGGCGGCTTACTTTCAGGGTGTGCGATCGCAGCCAAAGCACTTTTACCCAATTGTAAAGTAATCGGGGTAGAGCCGGCACTTGCCGACGATGCTACCCGCTCTTTTCACACCAAAACTCTGCAAACAGTCAAAAATCCTAATACCATTGCCGATGGTGCGCGGACTCCTAGCCTTGGTAAAATTACTTTCCCCTTAGTACTGCATTACGTAGATGATATGGTGACGGTATCTGAAGAAGCGATTCTTCGCACCATGTTTTTCTTGTGGGAACGTCTGAAAATTGTTGTTGAACCAACTGGAGTACTCGCAGCAGCAGCCTTACTCGAAGGTGTGGTGACAGCACCAGAGGCGAGAGTTGGTGTCATCATTAGCGGTGGAAATGTAGATTTGGCGCAAGTTGGTAAATTGTTTTCTGTGGGATTGGATTGA
- the trpB gene encoding tryptophan synthase subunit beta, translating to MVSIQDINAIISTTPVLPDLLGRFGKFGGKYVPETLMPALTELEAAFHEYCNEPSFQAELQNLLRDYVGRPSPLYFAERLTTNYARPDGTGPQIYLKREDLNHTGAHKINNALAQVLLAKRMGKQRVIAETGAGQHGVATATVCARFGLKCVIYMGVQDMERQALNVFRMKLMGAEVRPVEAGTGTLKDATSEAIRDWVTNVETTHYILGSVAGPHPYPMIVRDFHAIIGVETRVQAQEKWGGLPDILLACVGGGSNAIGLFHEFVHEPSVRLIGVEAAGEGVDTEKHAATLTKGKIGVLHGAMSYLLQDDDGQIIEAHSISAGLDYPGVGPEHSYLKDLGRAEYYSVTDKQALDAFQRLSQLEGIIPALETAHAIAYLETLCPQLEGNPRIVINCSGRGDKDVQTVAKVLIP from the coding sequence GTGGTAAGCATCCAAGACATCAACGCTATAATTTCAACTACGCCTGTGCTACCTGATCTTTTAGGCAGGTTTGGAAAATTCGGCGGTAAGTACGTCCCCGAAACCTTAATGCCTGCATTAACTGAGTTAGAAGCGGCATTTCATGAATATTGCAATGAGCCGAGTTTCCAAGCAGAACTGCAAAACCTACTGCGCGATTATGTGGGACGACCCAGCCCATTATATTTTGCTGAACGCCTGACAACAAACTACGCTAGACCAGATGGCACGGGGCCGCAAATCTATTTAAAGCGTGAGGATTTAAATCATACAGGCGCTCACAAAATTAATAATGCTTTAGCTCAAGTGTTGCTAGCTAAACGCATGGGCAAGCAACGGGTGATTGCAGAGACAGGTGCAGGACAACACGGCGTAGCAACTGCAACTGTATGTGCGCGGTTTGGTTTGAAATGTGTAATTTACATGGGCGTCCAGGATATGGAACGCCAAGCCTTGAACGTGTTCCGCATGAAGTTAATGGGGGCAGAAGTTCGTCCAGTAGAAGCAGGTACAGGAACTCTCAAGGATGCAACTTCTGAAGCAATTCGGGATTGGGTGACAAACGTAGAAACAACCCATTACATTCTGGGTTCTGTTGCTGGGCCTCATCCCTACCCAATGATTGTCCGTGACTTCCACGCGATAATTGGTGTAGAAACTCGCGTTCAAGCTCAGGAGAAATGGGGAGGATTACCAGATATTCTACTGGCTTGCGTGGGTGGAGGTTCCAATGCGATCGGCTTGTTTCATGAGTTTGTGCATGAACCTTCGGTGCGCTTAATTGGAGTCGAAGCGGCGGGTGAAGGTGTAGATACAGAAAAACATGCTGCTACCTTGACAAAAGGAAAGATAGGTGTATTACACGGTGCAATGAGCTATTTACTGCAAGATGATGATGGTCAAATAATCGAAGCCCATTCAATTAGTGCCGGATTAGATTATCCCGGTGTTGGCCCTGAGCATAGTTATTTAAAGGATCTTGGTCGCGCCGAATATTACAGTGTTACCGATAAACAAGCGTTAGATGCATTCCAAAGGCTTTCGCAATTGGAAGGGATTATTCCAGCCTTAGAAACTGCTCATGCGATCGCATATCTCGAAACCCTTTGTCCTCAATTAGAAGGCAACCCCCGCATCGTTATCAATTGTTCTGGCAGAGGTGACAAAGATGTGCAAACCGTCGCCAAAGTCCTTATTCCTTAA
- the trpA gene encoding tryptophan synthase subunit alpha, whose protein sequence is MTSISASFQTLRDRQQCALIPFITAGDPNLETTAEAIRILDRNGADFIELGVPYSDPLADGPVIQAAATRALQNGTKLEQVLEMLQVVSPNLKAPIILFTYYNPILHRGIKPFLGKIAAAGVRGLVVPDLPLEEAEELIQTAASFGIEVILLVAPTSSQDRIEAIAHQSQGFIYLVSVTGVTGIRAQIQDRVKYLLTDLRSVTDKPIGVGFGISGPEQARQVKEWGADAVIVGSAFVKRLAEGSPAEGLQSVEQLCQKLKTAITESRRESPSLQGVGSRE, encoded by the coding sequence ATGACTTCTATCTCAGCTTCCTTTCAAACTTTACGCGATCGCCAACAGTGTGCTTTAATCCCGTTTATCACAGCAGGCGATCCTAATTTAGAAACCACTGCCGAGGCAATACGTATCTTAGATCGCAATGGTGCTGACTTCATCGAGTTGGGTGTTCCCTACTCCGACCCTCTGGCAGATGGGCCTGTGATTCAAGCCGCAGCAACCCGCGCTTTGCAAAATGGCACAAAATTAGAGCAAGTGCTAGAGATGTTACAGGTGGTGAGTCCTAACCTAAAAGCGCCGATAATTCTATTTACTTATTACAATCCCATTTTGCACCGAGGTATTAAACCATTTTTAGGAAAAATTGCTGCTGCTGGCGTGCGAGGGCTGGTAGTGCCAGACTTACCCTTAGAAGAAGCAGAAGAGTTAATCCAAACTGCTGCATCTTTCGGAATTGAGGTAATTTTACTCGTAGCTCCTACCAGTTCTCAAGATAGAATTGAAGCGATCGCTCATCAATCTCAGGGTTTTATCTACCTGGTGAGTGTTACAGGCGTTACAGGTATCCGCGCTCAAATTCAAGACCGCGTAAAGTATTTATTAACAGATTTGCGAAGCGTCACCGATAAACCCATCGGCGTTGGTTTTGGCATCTCAGGGCCAGAACAAGCACGTCAAGTAAAAGAATGGGGTGCAGACGCAGTGATTGTTGGTAGCGCCTTCGTTAAAAGATTAGCTGAAGGTAGCCCAGCAGAAGGACTGCAATCTGTAGAACAACTCTGTCAAAAACTTAAAACAGCCATCACAGAGAGTCGGCGCGAAAGTCCATCTCTTCAAGGAGTGGGGAGTAGGGAATAG
- a CDS encoding tyrosinase family protein yields the protein MKLLLKSVKILIYSVLLVSACAITVFAHDRIDHGQYQYHWNHNVGQYARLAVRKNVTDLTSADKTAFVKAIKTLKTVIPAGSKLSIYDQFVAIHIGATRLIHNHKGHSNGSVQELAHENAAFFPWHREYIRRFEQALQAVDPNVTLPYWDWTDPKALDVIFNDDFLGSNGQGVTIKIPNQGNFTGGPVPGAFSAANGWVMNPALNIDADTGTSLGTSLVRFLQAPPASDYPLPKKDIERALALNNYSLFRPALEGFISVDEQGKVTPGGFLHNYIHGLVGGVQIDASTRPVKFKGLGTMSNIPSSPYDPVFWLNHANADRLWAQWQENGHKGSDFYPADGQPYGHNLKDLMWPWDGGMSIPKATALGDLLSLLPNFDSKDLVRPIDVLNHRELGYTYETREKETRKEFYLWDKF from the coding sequence ATGAAACTCCTGCTGAAATCTGTCAAAATATTAATTTATAGCGTACTTCTAGTTAGCGCCTGTGCTATTACAGTCTTCGCCCACGATCGCATTGACCACGGACAATACCAATACCATTGGAATCACAATGTTGGACAATACGCTCGCCTAGCTGTAAGAAAGAACGTAACTGACCTGACATCAGCAGATAAAACAGCCTTTGTCAAGGCAATCAAAACCTTAAAAACTGTAATTCCCGCAGGTAGCAAGCTCAGTATTTACGACCAATTCGTTGCCATACATATAGGGGCAACACGCTTGATTCATAACCATAAAGGACATTCCAATGGTTCCGTTCAAGAACTTGCTCATGAAAATGCCGCATTTTTCCCTTGGCATCGAGAATATATCCGCAGATTTGAACAAGCACTGCAAGCAGTAGACCCAAATGTTACTCTCCCATACTGGGATTGGACAGACCCCAAAGCACTTGATGTAATTTTTAACGATGACTTTCTTGGTTCTAACGGTCAAGGAGTAACCATCAAAATTCCAAATCAAGGAAACTTTACAGGCGGGCCTGTGCCTGGGGCTTTTTCTGCTGCAAATGGCTGGGTTATGAATCCAGCATTAAACATCGACGCAGATACCGGAACATCATTAGGTACATCACTTGTCCGCTTTCTACAAGCACCTCCTGCCAGTGATTACCCTTTGCCTAAAAAAGATATTGAGCGTGCCTTGGCTCTTAATAACTATTCTTTATTTCGCCCAGCGTTGGAAGGATTTATCTCTGTAGATGAGCAGGGTAAAGTCACCCCAGGAGGATTCCTACACAACTACATTCATGGTTTAGTTGGTGGGGTACAAATAGACGCCAGCACAAGACCCGTAAAGTTTAAGGGCTTGGGTACCATGAGCAATATACCAAGTTCGCCTTATGACCCAGTATTTTGGTTGAATCATGCGAACGCAGACCGCCTCTGGGCCCAATGGCAAGAGAACGGTCATAAAGGTAGCGATTTTTATCCTGCTGATGGTCAGCCTTACGGACACAACCTTAAAGACCTAATGTGGCCTTGGGACGGCGGTATGTCTATCCCCAAAGCTACAGCGTTAGGAGATTTACTATCTCTATTACCAAATTTTGACTCTAAGGATTTGGTGCGCCCTATAGACGTTTTGAATCACAGGGAATTGGGCTATACCTACGAAACCCGTGAAAAAGAAACGCGAAAAGAATTTTATCTGTGGGATAAGTTCTAA
- the aroF gene encoding 3-deoxy-7-phosphoheptulonate synthase gives MIIILKSGTPVEEITRISQEVSETWGVTVEKSVGTHKAVLGLIGDTTSIDKLQVQEFSPWIEQVLRVQQPFKRVSREFRHGEASEVVVPTPNGDVYFGERHPIVVVAGPCSVENEAMIVETAKRVKAAGAQFLRGGAYKPRTSPYAFQGYGESALDLLAAAREATGLGIVTELMDAADLSAVAKIADIIQIGARNMHNFSLLKKVGAQDKPVLLKRGMSATIDEWLMAAEYILASGNPNVILCERGIRTFDGKYARNTLDLSVLPVLRSLTHLPIMIDPSHGTGRSEYVPSMAMAAIAAGTDSLMIEVHPNPAKALSDGPQSLTPDKFDRLVQDMSVLGKVVDRWSTPAFGRVGESRILFTPELSK, from the coding sequence ATGATTATCATACTTAAGAGCGGTACACCTGTTGAGGAAATTACTCGCATCAGCCAAGAAGTGAGTGAGACTTGGGGAGTCACGGTAGAGAAAAGCGTTGGCACCCATAAAGCTGTCTTAGGGCTAATTGGTGATACCACTAGCATCGATAAATTACAGGTTCAGGAATTCAGCCCTTGGATTGAGCAAGTATTACGAGTGCAACAACCTTTCAAGCGCGTAAGTCGAGAATTCCGACATGGAGAAGCCAGCGAGGTTGTTGTACCTACACCTAACGGTGATGTCTATTTCGGCGAACGTCATCCCATCGTAGTGGTAGCCGGGCCTTGTTCCGTTGAAAATGAAGCAATGATTGTCGAAACGGCAAAGCGCGTCAAGGCAGCAGGAGCGCAGTTTCTGCGTGGGGGAGCTTACAAACCCCGCACTTCACCTTATGCGTTTCAAGGTTATGGTGAAAGCGCTTTAGATTTGTTAGCAGCAGCGCGGGAAGCTACTGGTTTGGGTATCGTCACAGAACTCATGGATGCTGCCGATTTATCAGCAGTGGCGAAGATAGCTGACATAATCCAAATCGGAGCGCGAAATATGCACAACTTCTCGTTGCTCAAAAAGGTAGGCGCTCAAGATAAACCCGTGCTGCTGAAGCGGGGGATGTCTGCCACAATTGACGAGTGGTTGATGGCGGCAGAATATATTTTGGCATCTGGAAATCCCAATGTGATTCTTTGTGAACGGGGAATCAGAACCTTTGATGGCAAATATGCCCGGAATACTTTAGATTTATCGGTGCTTCCGGTATTGCGATCGCTCACCCATTTACCGATTATGATTGATCCTAGTCATGGTACTGGTAGGTCTGAATATGTTCCATCTATGGCAATGGCTGCGATCGCAGCTGGTACAGATTCCTTAATGATTGAAGTTCACCCCAATCCAGCAAAAGCTTTATCCGATGGCCCCCAATCTCTCACCCCTGATAAATTTGACCGCTTAGTTCAAGACATGTCAGTTCTGGGCAAAGTAGTCGATCGCTGGTCTACACCTGCATTTGGTAGGGTTGGTGAAAGCCGTATTCTCTTCACACCAGAACTATCAAAGTAA
- a CDS encoding transposase family protein: MTTPHKRKRKQELSEQQKAENKILSSKRIFVEHLIRIIKIFQIASQRFRLNSDVYNEIILTVCGLVRLRIGTLVLETIEIKKK, encoded by the coding sequence ATTACAACTCCTCATAAGAGAAAAAGGAAACAAGAATTAAGTGAACAACAAAAAGCAGAAAATAAGATTTTATCGAGTAAACGTATATTTGTAGAACATTTAATACGGATAATTAAAATATTTCAAATAGCATCGCAACGATTTAGGCTGAATTCTGATGTTTATAATGAAATAATTTTAACTGTATGTGGATTAGTTAGACTCCGAATTGGTACTTTAGTTTTAGAAACTATTGAGATTAAGAAAAAATAG
- the trpC gene encoding indole-3-glycerol phosphate synthase TrpC: MTNQVAPPRHILEEIVLHKRQEVAQMQQELPLISLRQQLNSAPTVRNFLNALQENLNQPSLIAEVKKASPSRGIIRADFDAVAVAQAYERGGAACLSVLTDQKFFQGSFDNLRRVRSQVALPLLCKEFIIDRYQIYLARTAGADAVLLIAAILSDQELQAFLQLIHDLGMNALVEVHTLAELDRVLKLDNLSLVGINNRNLEDFTLDLKTTQQLLAQRQQQLQSLDITVVSESGLYTPADLSLVAEAGARAVLIGESLVKQSDVEQAVRSLLRLDAP; this comes from the coding sequence ATGACTAACCAAGTTGCCCCTCCCCGCCATATTCTTGAAGAAATTGTGTTGCATAAAAGGCAAGAAGTTGCACAAATGCAGCAAGAACTGCCTTTAATCTCCTTGCGACAACAGTTAAATTCAGCCCCGACTGTGCGAAATTTCTTGAATGCTTTGCAAGAAAATCTCAACCAACCTAGCTTAATTGCCGAGGTAAAAAAGGCATCACCTAGCCGTGGGATTATCCGCGCAGACTTTGATGCAGTAGCTGTTGCTCAAGCTTATGAACGAGGTGGTGCAGCTTGTTTATCAGTCTTGACTGACCAAAAGTTTTTTCAGGGCAGTTTTGATAATCTGCGAAGGGTGCGATCGCAAGTTGCATTACCCCTACTCTGCAAAGAGTTTATCATTGACCGCTATCAAATTTATTTAGCACGAACAGCAGGTGCAGATGCAGTTTTGTTAATTGCTGCCATTTTATCAGATCAAGAACTCCAGGCTTTTTTGCAACTAATTCATGATTTAGGCATGAATGCATTGGTAGAAGTTCATACCTTAGCTGAACTGGATCGAGTGCTAAAGCTTGACAACCTAAGTTTAGTAGGAATCAACAATCGCAATTTAGAAGATTTTACCCTTGATTTAAAAACAACACAGCAACTTTTAGCACAACGCCAACAACAATTACAAAGTTTGGATATCACCGTCGTCAGCGAGTCTGGACTGTATACACCTGCTGATTTATCTCTTGTTGCTGAAGCTGGTGCGCGTGCGGTTTTGATTGGAGAATCTTTAGTTAAACAAAGCGATGTCGAACAAGCTGTGCGTAGTTTGCTAAGACTTGATGCTCCCTAA
- a CDS encoding putative toxin-antitoxin system toxin component, PIN family: MAIKIVVDTSVFISALISSQGFSRELIRRCLKGEYQPLMGNALFLEYESVIHRSEIIAKCPLTTEEISALLASLMSVSKWVYIYYLWPPNLKDEADNHLIELAVAGNAQIIATHNVKDFQNAELLFPNLSILKPEKIIRT; the protein is encoded by the coding sequence ATGGCGATTAAAATCGTAGTTGATACCAGCGTTTTTATTAGTGCGCTGATTAGCTCTCAAGGTTTCAGTAGAGAACTCATTCGACGCTGTTTAAAAGGAGAATATCAGCCTTTGATGGGAAATGCTTTATTTTTGGAGTATGAGTCAGTTATTCATCGCTCAGAAATTATTGCCAAATGCCCTTTAACTACTGAAGAAATTTCTGCTTTACTTGCATCATTGATGAGCGTAAGTAAATGGGTTTATATCTATTATTTATGGCCACCTAATTTAAAAGACGAAGCTGATAATCATTTAATTGAATTAGCAGTTGCCGGAAACGCTCAAATCATTGCCACTCACAATGTCAAAGATTTCCAAAATGCTGAATTGTTATTTCCTAACTTATCAATATTAAAACCTGAAAAAATTATTAGGACTTAA
- a CDS encoding toxin-antitoxin system HicB family antitoxin, which produces MATLTIRLPDDKHNRLKELAQAKGISVNKLIEELSTIALAEFDAHTRFKAMAATGNPEEGLRILAKLDALTE; this is translated from the coding sequence ATGGCAACTTTAACTATTCGTTTACCAGACGATAAGCATAATAGATTGAAAGAACTTGCTCAAGCCAAAGGTATCAGTGTCAATAAATTGATTGAAGAACTTTCTACCATAGCTCTAGCAGAATTTGATGCCCATACAAGATTTAAAGCAATGGCTGCAACTGGCAACCCAGAAGAAGGCTTAAGAATACTGGCTAAACTTGATGCTCTGACAGAATAA
- the trpD gene encoding anthranilate phosphoribosyltransferase, with the protein MIAVTKTPLDNIPVTSEFYNWPALLQQLFARQSLTVSQAADLMQGWLTDAIPDVLSGAILAAIQAKGVSAQELVGMASVLQSQSSYPTPHSHSATLTASPFPTPLIDTCGTGGDGASTFNISTAVAFVAAAAGVKVAKHGNRSASSKTGSADVLEALGINLNATPEKVQAAVGEVGITFLFAPGWHPALKAIATLRKTLKVRTVFNLLGPLVNPMRPTGQIIGVNDPLLLEEIVQALSQLGCQQAIAVHGRERLDEAGLADVTDLAVLQDKKVRSLTLNPQELGLSFAPTAALCGGEVQENAEILKAVLQGKGTQAQQDVVALNTALALQVGEAIHGETDVLVGCVKGITLAKDILQSGAAWTKLEQLAEFLR; encoded by the coding sequence ATGATAGCTGTAACTAAAACTCCACTTGACAACATCCCCGTCACTTCTGAGTTCTACAATTGGCCAGCTTTATTGCAACAGTTGTTTGCTCGGCAATCGTTGACGGTTTCCCAAGCTGCGGATCTCATGCAAGGTTGGCTCACAGATGCCATTCCCGATGTCCTCTCAGGAGCGATTTTAGCCGCAATCCAAGCTAAAGGCGTATCCGCCCAAGAATTAGTCGGCATGGCCAGTGTCTTACAATCCCAATCTTCTTACCCCACTCCCCACTCCCATTCGGCTACGCTCACGGCAAGCCCATTCCCCACTCCCCTAATTGACACCTGCGGAACTGGTGGAGATGGCGCTTCAACTTTTAATATTTCCACTGCTGTCGCCTTTGTTGCCGCCGCCGCCGGGGTAAAAGTTGCCAAACATGGCAATCGTTCGGCATCCAGCAAGACTGGTTCTGCTGATGTATTGGAAGCTTTGGGTATAAATCTCAATGCCACTCCTGAAAAAGTGCAAGCCGCAGTGGGTGAAGTCGGAATCACCTTTTTGTTTGCTCCCGGCTGGCACCCTGCACTTAAAGCGATCGCTACTTTGCGAAAAACTTTGAAGGTGCGGACTGTTTTTAACTTACTCGGCCCGCTAGTAAATCCCATGCGGCCGACAGGGCAAATTATTGGTGTCAACGACCCGCTTTTACTAGAGGAGATTGTTCAAGCTTTATCCCAATTGGGATGTCAGCAAGCGATCGCAGTCCACGGACGGGAACGTTTAGATGAAGCTGGTTTAGCAGATGTCACTGACTTAGCTGTACTCCAGGATAAAAAAGTCCGTTCTCTAACGCTCAATCCTCAAGAACTTGGTTTGAGTTTTGCACCGACTGCGGCGTTATGCGGTGGAGAAGTCCAAGAAAATGCCGAAATCTTGAAGGCAGTTCTCCAAGGTAAAGGCACTCAAGCGCAGCAAGATGTAGTCGCTTTAAATACAGCCCTTGCACTGCAAGTTGGTGAAGCCATTCATGGGGAAACTGATGTTTTAGTCGGTTGTGTTAAAGGTATTACCCTTGCCAAGGATATTCTGCAAAGCGGCGCAGCTTGGACAAAACTAGAACAACTTGCGGAATTTTTGCGCTAG
- a CDS encoding transposase, with product MDSAKKCHEEEQQKREQSKIRIHRRGGGRKEILSIPEQVCLCLFYLRQIPTFEVLGISFGISKTEANDTFHNWRKIFRKILPASLLEQVGNKEGDLMIVQEILTSFKLIVDSLEQPIDRPSDNEEQKKIFSGKKKQHTRKSQVVSLPEGKDIIDIKVGFPGPTADINLFRNKFYLMNSKHLNEIKDTKVVKILQLLIREKGNKN from the coding sequence GTGGATTCTGCTAAAAAGTGCCATGAGGAAGAACAACAAAAACGTGAACAGAGCAAAATTAGAATACATCGTCGTGGAGGTGGACGCAAAGAAATATTATCCATCCCAGAGCAAGTATGTTTGTGCTTGTTTTATCTGAGACAAATACCCACATTTGAAGTTTTAGGAATATCGTTTGGTATATCAAAAACAGAAGCAAATGATACTTTTCATAATTGGAGAAAAATCTTCCGGAAGATTTTGCCTGCAAGCTTGTTAGAGCAAGTGGGGAATAAGGAAGGTGATTTAATGATTGTACAAGAGATATTGACAAGTTTTAAGTTGATAGTAGATAGTCTGGAACAGCCAATAGATAGGCCATCTGACAACGAAGAGCAAAAAAAAATATTCTCAGGAAAGAAAAAACAACATACTAGAAAAAGCCAGGTGGTTTCCTTGCCAGAAGGTAAAGATATAATTGATATAAAAGTAGGTTTTCCCGGACCAACAGCAGATATAAATCTATTCCGAAACAAATTTTATTTGATGAACAGCAAACATTTGAATGAGATAAAGGATACCAAGGTGGTAAAAATATTACAACTCCTCATAAGAGAAAAAGGAAACAAGAATTAA
- a CDS encoding alkaline phosphatase D family protein: MQNFNFERLLSSRLRRRQVLIGTGALTGFAIANQWSNKVLAQPRFSNYPFSLGVASGEPLPDNVVLWTRLAPDPLNGGGMPPYNVPVQWQIATDEKMRQVVHSGTQVATPEFGHSVHVEVQGLKPARWYWYQFRVGNEVSPIGRTRTAPNPRDRVERFRFAFASCQNWEQGYFAAYKNMAQEDLDLVVHLGDYIYEGAPRANALRPHEGNGEPVTLEEYRNRHAQYKTDPNLQQTHAAFPWLVTWDDHEVDNNWADEIPQDPEQQSRQAFLARRAAAFQAYYEHMPLRDFSKPRGIDMQLYRRLSFGNLVEFNVLDTRQYRSDQPCNDTIEPRCPEALDPNATMTGTEQEQWLFRNLERSGARWNVLAQQVVFTQHDWTAGPETAFNVDAWDGYVAARSRILNFLAQRQPANPVVITGDTHSSWVSDLKADYNNPNSATVGTEFVGTSITSGFGASDRIEKALPDSPWVKYFNGRQRGYVVCDLNHQRWRSDYRLLAPSPETGPTVPNPNAPIISTVSFELPNQGRVERVQ; this comes from the coding sequence ATGCAAAACTTCAACTTCGAGCGCTTGCTATCAAGTCGCTTGAGACGGCGACAAGTTTTGATTGGGACTGGAGCATTAACTGGTTTTGCGATCGCCAATCAATGGTCTAACAAAGTTCTTGCCCAACCCCGATTTTCTAATTATCCCTTTAGTCTGGGTGTGGCTTCCGGTGAACCACTTCCAGATAATGTAGTGCTGTGGACGCGTTTAGCCCCCGATCCACTCAATGGCGGTGGGATGCCACCATATAATGTTCCAGTGCAATGGCAGATTGCTACCGACGAAAAGATGCGGCAAGTTGTCCACAGTGGCACACAGGTGGCTACTCCAGAATTTGGACACTCTGTTCATGTAGAAGTGCAGGGACTAAAACCCGCCCGTTGGTATTGGTATCAGTTTAGGGTGGGCAATGAAGTTAGTCCAATTGGACGAACTCGTACCGCTCCTAACCCGCGCGATCGCGTTGAGCGCTTCCGCTTTGCCTTCGCTTCCTGTCAAAACTGGGAGCAAGGATACTTCGCCGCCTACAAAAACATGGCTCAAGAAGATTTAGATTTGGTGGTTCACCTCGGTGATTACATTTACGAGGGAGCGCCAAGAGCGAATGCACTCCGACCTCATGAAGGTAATGGAGAGCCAGTGACACTGGAGGAGTATCGCAATCGCCACGCCCAATACAAAACTGACCCCAATCTGCAACAGACTCATGCTGCATTTCCTTGGCTAGTCACTTGGGATGACCACGAAGTTGACAATAATTGGGCGGATGAAATTCCTCAAGATCCAGAACAACAATCACGCCAAGCTTTTCTAGCTCGTCGTGCTGCTGCTTTTCAAGCATACTACGAACACATGCCACTGCGGGATTTTTCAAAACCTAGAGGCATTGATATGCAGCTGTATCGACGCTTAAGCTTCGGTAACTTGGTTGAATTTAATGTCCTCGATACTCGCCAATATCGTAGCGACCAACCTTGTAATGACACTATTGAACCACGCTGTCCAGAAGCTCTTGATCCAAATGCCACTATGACTGGTACTGAACAAGAGCAGTGGTTGTTCCGCAATCTAGAGCGCTCTGGGGCACGCTGGAATGTTCTTGCTCAACAGGTTGTCTTTACCCAGCATGACTGGACAGCAGGCCCTGAGACTGCCTTTAATGTGGATGCTTGGGACGGCTATGTAGCTGCCCGCAGCCGTATTCTCAACTTCCTTGCTCAACGTCAGCCAGCTAACCCAGTTGTCATTACTGGTGACACACACTCCAGTTGGGTAAGCGACCTGAAAGCTGATTACAATAACCCTAACTCTGCTACAGTCGGTACTGAGTTTGTCGGCACATCAATTACCTCAGGCTTTGGCGCTAGTGACCGAATTGAGAAGGCTTTACCAGACAGTCCGTGGGTAAAATATTTTAATGGTAGACAACGCGGTTATGTTGTTTGTGACCTCAATCATCAGCGCTGGCGTAGTGACTATCGACTACTGGCTCCATCTCCAGAGACTGGGCCTACTGTGCCTAACCCAAATGCCCCAATCATATCGACAGTTTCGTTTGAATTGCCGAATCAGGGGAGAGTGGAGCGGGTTCAATAG